One part of the Flavobacterium johnsoniae UW101 genome encodes these proteins:
- a CDS encoding PAS domain-containing sensor histidine kinase, which produces MKSKTLQITLVYVIISLIMAIVCHNLITDYFFQTKYFYLFFIKDVLFIIATAFIFKYILSRNEKKNISVFKKLKKTNEEIKESNEKYDIVAKATSDTIWDWKIQEDRINWNKGIEGIFGYNPEEVGKTSKWWFDKIHPEDSIRMSIKLYSFIEQKTEKWQDQYRFRCADGTYKYVLDRGFLLKDENGRAIRMIGAIQDITKQKEEEQRLKLLETVITQSKDSILITEANSEDRKIPRIVYVNPAFSQMSGYESNEIIGKSTNIFKGPKSDSEELKKLLRAIKNEEECVIETITYTKSKEEYWVRFAMIPIFNNEGVITHWISIQRDITDEKKLETEKEHLIRELTQNNKDLKQFSYITSHNLRAPLSNLIGLLNLIEDIPIENEELEEILAGFTKSTHLLNETINDLVKVIIIKDNPSMQKEEVSLKEVFENVFSQLSFQIELHKPIIKLKFDKVPLLNTNKAYIESILLNLLTNSIKYKSENRKLKISITAEQIDHQAILTFKDNGIGIDLERNKDKVFGLYQRFHNYPDSKGLGLYLVKSQVETMGGTISIDSEVNKGTTFTITFKN; this is translated from the coding sequence ATGAAAAGTAAAACTCTCCAAATTACTCTTGTTTACGTTATCATATCGCTAATTATGGCAATTGTATGTCATAATTTAATTACTGACTACTTTTTTCAAACAAAATACTTTTATTTATTTTTCATAAAAGATGTCCTTTTCATAATAGCTACTGCATTTATTTTCAAATACATACTTTCAAGAAACGAAAAGAAAAATATTTCAGTTTTTAAAAAATTAAAAAAGACAAATGAAGAAATAAAGGAGTCTAATGAAAAATATGACATAGTTGCAAAAGCAACAAGCGATACTATTTGGGACTGGAAAATACAGGAAGACCGAATAAATTGGAATAAAGGTATCGAGGGAATTTTTGGCTATAATCCGGAAGAAGTTGGAAAAACTTCAAAATGGTGGTTTGATAAAATTCACCCGGAAGATAGTATCCGAATGTCAATAAAACTATATTCATTTATTGAGCAAAAAACTGAAAAATGGCAGGATCAATATCGCTTTAGATGTGCAGACGGAACATATAAATATGTTTTGGACAGAGGTTTTTTACTTAAAGATGAAAACGGAAGAGCCATCAGAATGATTGGAGCGATTCAGGACATCACCAAACAAAAAGAGGAAGAACAGCGATTAAAACTTTTAGAAACTGTAATTACACAATCTAAAGACTCTATTCTTATTACCGAAGCTAATTCTGAAGATCGAAAAATTCCAAGAATAGTTTATGTTAATCCAGCGTTTTCTCAAATGTCCGGATACGAATCAAACGAAATCATTGGAAAATCTACCAATATATTTAAAGGGCCAAAATCAGATTCAGAAGAATTAAAAAAACTTTTAAGAGCTATTAAGAACGAAGAAGAATGTGTTATAGAAACCATCACCTATACTAAATCTAAGGAAGAATATTGGGTGCGTTTTGCCATGATTCCAATTTTCAACAACGAAGGTGTAATTACACACTGGATTTCTATACAACGAGACATTACTGACGAGAAAAAACTGGAAACAGAAAAAGAACATCTTATTCGTGAACTTACACAAAACAACAAAGATTTAAAACAGTTCTCTTACATCACCTCACACAATCTTCGCGCACCATTATCAAATTTAATTGGACTTTTAAATCTTATAGAAGATATTCCAATTGAAAACGAAGAACTTGAAGAAATTCTGGCAGGCTTCACAAAATCAACTCATTTATTAAATGAAACAATAAACGACTTGGTAAAAGTTATCATAATAAAAGACAACCCATCAATGCAAAAAGAGGAGGTTTCTTTAAAAGAGGTTTTTGAAAATGTTTTTAGCCAATTGTCTTTTCAAATCGAACTTCACAAACCCATTATAAAACTTAAATTTGACAAAGTACCGCTTTTGAATACAAATAAAGCGTATATTGAAAGTATTTTACTGAATTTACTAACCAATTCAATTAAATACAAATCAGAAAACAGAAAACTAAAAATATCAATTACTGCTGAGCAAATAGATCATCAGGCGATACTTACGTTCAAAGACAATGGAATTGGGATTGATTTAGAAAGAAACAAAGACAAAGTTTTTGGTCTTTACCAAAGATTTCATAATTATCCCGACAGCAAAGGACTAGGTTTGTATCTTGTAAAATCTCAGGTTGAGACCATGGGAGGCACTATTTCTATAGACAGTGAAGTTAACAAAGGCACCACATTTACTATAACTTTTAAAAACTAA
- a CDS encoding response regulator, with protein MFEQILCIDDDPITLMLCKKVISKSSFANEIITAQNGEEALHHFNTLKYNNKNKVEKKPELIFLDLNMPIMGGWEFLDHFTSEAYSEFNTAKVIVLSSTIDPEDLAKAKKYPIIIDFLSKPITQAMLEYLKKKIGI; from the coding sequence ATGTTTGAGCAAATCTTATGCATTGACGATGACCCAATTACGTTGATGCTGTGTAAAAAAGTAATTTCAAAATCTTCGTTTGCAAATGAAATTATTACTGCTCAAAATGGAGAAGAAGCTCTTCATCACTTCAATACTTTAAAATACAACAACAAAAATAAAGTAGAAAAAAAACCAGAATTAATTTTCTTAGACTTAAACATGCCAATTATGGGCGGATGGGAATTTTTAGATCACTTTACATCTGAAGCTTACTCAGAGTTTAACACCGCAAAAGTTATTGTATTGTCATCTACAATAGATCCTGAGGATTTAGCTAAAGCAAAAAAATATCCTATAATAATAGACTTTCTTTCAAAACCAATTACACAGGCAATGCTCGAATATCTCAAAAAGAAAATTGGGATATAA
- the rpsT gene encoding 30S ribosomal protein S20: MANHKSALKRIRSNEKRRVLNRYQHKTTRNAIKALRLATDKSDAAAKLSTVISMIDKLAKKNIIHDNKASNLKSKLTKHVAKL, from the coding sequence ATGGCAAATCATAAGTCAGCATTAAAAAGAATCAGAAGTAACGAAAAAAGAAGAGTTCTTAACAGATATCAGCATAAAACTACTCGTAATGCTATTAAAGCATTAAGATTAGCTACTGATAAATCTGATGCTGCTGCTAAATTATCAACTGTAATCTCTATGATCGATAAATTAGCTAAAAAGAACATCATTCATGATAACAAAGCTTCTAACTTGAAGTCTAAATTAACGAAACACGTTGCTAAATTGTAA
- the proS gene encoding proline--tRNA ligase, with amino-acid sequence MSKNLTTRSEDYSKWYNELVVKADLAENSGVRGCMVIKPYGYAIWEKMQAELDRMFKETGHQNAYFPLFVPKSMFEAEEKNAEGFAKECAVVTHYRLKNDEDRPGKLMVDPNAKLEEELIVRPTSEAIIWSTYKGWVQSYRDLPLLINQWANVVRWEMRTRLFLRTAEFLWQEGHTAHATKDEAIEESEKMMNVYADFAENFMAIPVVKGFKTETERFAGADETYCIEALMQDGKALQAGTSHFLGQNFAKAFDVKFANAEGKQEHVWGTSWGVSTRLMGALIMTHSDDQGLVLPPNLAPIQVVIVPIHKTDEQLAQITAAVNELTAKLRKLKISVKYDDRTTQKPGFKFAEWELKGVPVRIAVGPKDLENGTFEVARRDNLSKEVVAAEKIVDHVNDLLEQIQKDLFDKALTYRNTHITEVNNFEEFKEVLEGKGGFISAHWDGTAATEEKIKDLTKATIRCIPLDAVEEAGTCVFTGEPSSKRVLFAKAY; translated from the coding sequence ATGAGTAAGAACCTTACTACGCGATCAGAAGATTATTCCAAATGGTATAATGAGCTGGTTGTCAAAGCAGATTTAGCTGAAAATTCAGGAGTTAGAGGATGTATGGTAATCAAACCATACGGCTATGCAATTTGGGAAAAGATGCAGGCAGAGTTAGATAGAATGTTTAAAGAAACAGGACATCAAAATGCTTATTTCCCCTTATTTGTGCCGAAGAGTATGTTCGAAGCTGAAGAGAAAAATGCTGAAGGATTTGCAAAAGAATGTGCTGTTGTAACGCATTACAGACTAAAAAATGACGAGGACAGACCAGGGAAACTTATGGTTGATCCTAATGCGAAATTAGAAGAAGAGCTTATTGTTCGTCCAACAAGTGAGGCGATTATTTGGTCTACATATAAAGGATGGGTGCAGTCTTATAGAGATTTGCCTTTACTTATTAATCAATGGGCAAATGTGGTTCGCTGGGAAATGCGTACACGTTTGTTTTTAAGAACTGCCGAATTTTTATGGCAGGAAGGGCATACGGCTCACGCTACAAAAGACGAGGCAATTGAGGAATCGGAGAAAATGATGAATGTTTATGCTGATTTTGCAGAAAACTTCATGGCAATTCCGGTTGTAAAAGGTTTTAAAACTGAAACAGAGCGTTTTGCAGGAGCAGATGAAACGTATTGTATTGAAGCTTTGATGCAGGATGGAAAAGCTTTACAGGCTGGAACTTCACACTTTTTAGGTCAGAATTTTGCAAAAGCTTTTGATGTGAAATTTGCTAATGCAGAAGGAAAACAAGAGCACGTTTGGGGAACGTCATGGGGAGTTTCTACTCGTTTGATGGGGGCTTTAATTATGACACATTCTGATGATCAGGGATTGGTGCTGCCTCCAAATTTAGCTCCAATACAAGTTGTAATTGTACCTATTCATAAAACAGATGAACAATTAGCTCAAATTACAGCGGCGGTTAATGAATTGACTGCTAAATTGAGAAAGCTTAAGATTTCTGTGAAATATGATGATAGAACAACTCAAAAACCAGGATTTAAATTTGCTGAATGGGAATTAAAAGGTGTTCCTGTTAGAATTGCTGTTGGGCCAAAAGATTTAGAAAATGGAACTTTTGAGGTTGCAAGACGTGATAATTTATCAAAAGAAGTTGTGGCTGCTGAAAAAATAGTGGATCATGTGAATGATTTATTAGAGCAGATTCAAAAGGATTTATTTGACAAAGCTTTGACTTATAGAAATACTCATATTACAGAAGTAAATAATTTTGAGGAATTTAAAGAAGTTTTAGAAGGTAAAGGAGGTTTTATTTCGGCTCATTGGGATGGAACTGCAGCTACTGAAGAAAAGATAAAAGATTTGACAAAAGCGACCATTCGCTGCATTCCTTTGGATGCTGTTGAAGAGGCGGGAACCTGCGTGTTTACTGGGGAACCTTCTTCTAAAAGAGTGCTTTTTGCAAAGGCTTATTAA
- a CDS encoding OmpP1/FadL family transporter: protein MKKILFLFITGLTVSVSYSQEVSDAVRYAQDNLTGTARFRAMSGAFGAVGGDLSAITVNPAGSAVFNNNQVGVSFSNQNIKNNSNYFGTQTSDKENSFILNQAGAVFVFKDHNPNNGWNKIAIGASYENTNNFDNNVFSAGTNPTNSIGSYFVNFANGIELGNITGIPYRDQFYNEQQAYFGYYGHVINPVNENSNTNTQYTSNVPAGGNYYQENGIHTSGYNSKLSFNIASSYKDRLYFGANLNVHVTDYRRSSSFYEDNSNPLQPTATISNLRFNNELYTYGNGFSFQLGAIAKVTEAFRLGLAYESNTWYSLYDEVSQSLGTTRQATGGPEIFENINPNVVNVYESYTLQTPGKFTFSGAYVFGKSGLISLDYSIKDYSNTKFKPTNDAGFRGVNNDISNQLTTAGELRVGAEYKIKQLSLRGGYRFEGSPYKNGTTIGDLNSYSGGLGYSFGSTKLDLAYSYLERKSNQGFFTTGLTDGANITSKLNNVTLTLLFEL from the coding sequence ATGAAAAAAATATTATTCCTATTTATTACAGGACTGACTGTCAGCGTCTCATATTCTCAGGAAGTTTCTGACGCTGTACGATATGCACAAGACAATTTGACCGGAACTGCAAGATTCAGAGCAATGAGCGGTGCTTTTGGAGCTGTTGGAGGAGATTTATCTGCCATTACTGTAAATCCTGCCGGATCTGCCGTATTTAACAATAATCAGGTTGGAGTTTCTTTTAGCAATCAAAATATTAAAAACAACTCTAACTATTTCGGAACTCAAACTTCTGATAAAGAGAATTCTTTTATTTTAAATCAAGCCGGAGCTGTTTTTGTTTTTAAAGACCATAATCCAAATAACGGATGGAACAAAATTGCGATTGGCGCCAGTTACGAAAACACTAATAATTTTGACAATAATGTTTTTTCTGCCGGCACAAATCCAACAAATTCTATTGGATCATATTTTGTAAATTTTGCTAATGGAATTGAATTAGGAAACATAACCGGAATTCCTTACAGAGATCAGTTTTACAACGAACAACAGGCTTACTTTGGATATTATGGACACGTAATTAATCCTGTTAACGAAAACAGTAATACAAACACACAATACACATCAAACGTTCCTGCAGGTGGAAACTACTATCAAGAAAATGGAATTCACACAAGCGGATACAATAGTAAATTAAGTTTCAATATTGCAAGTTCTTACAAAGACAGACTTTATTTCGGAGCAAACTTAAATGTTCACGTTACAGATTATAGGAGATCAAGCAGTTTTTACGAAGATAACTCTAATCCGTTACAGCCTACTGCAACTATTTCTAATTTACGTTTCAATAATGAACTTTACACATACGGAAACGGCTTTTCTTTTCAGCTAGGAGCTATTGCAAAAGTAACAGAAGCATTCAGACTTGGTTTAGCCTATGAATCGAATACCTGGTACAGTCTTTATGACGAAGTATCTCAAAGCCTTGGCACAACAAGACAAGCAACTGGAGGACCGGAAATTTTTGAAAACATAAACCCAAACGTTGTAAATGTATACGAATCTTATACATTACAAACACCAGGTAAGTTTACTTTCAGCGGTGCTTATGTTTTTGGAAAATCAGGCTTAATTAGTTTAGATTACTCAATTAAAGACTACAGCAACACTAAATTTAAACCAACAAACGATGCGGGCTTTAGAGGAGTTAACAACGACATCAGCAATCAGCTTACTACTGCCGGGGAATTAAGAGTTGGTGCTGAATACAAAATAAAACAATTGAGTTTACGAGGCGGATATCGTTTTGAAGGAAGCCCTTATAAAAACGGAACTACAATTGGAGACTTAAACAGCTATTCTGGAGGTTTAGGGTATAGCTTTGGTTCTACAAAATTAGATCTGGCTTACTCTTATTTAGAAAGAAAATCTAACCAAGGTTTCTTTACAACAGGACTTACTGACGGCGCAAACATTACATCAAAGTTAAACAATGTGACTTTGACCTTATTATTTGAATTGTAA
- the rimO gene encoding 30S ribosomal protein S12 methylthiotransferase RimO, translated as MRTKSLKKNKINVITLGCSKNVYDSEVLMGQLRANGKEVTHEATAKDEGNIIVINTCGFIDNAKAESVNMILEYADKKDKGLVDKVFVTGCLSERYRPDLEKEIPNVDQYFGTTELPQLLKALGADYKHELLGERLTTTPKNYAYLKIAEGCDRPCSFCAIPLMRGSHVSQPIEKLVKEAQGLAKNGVKELILIAQDLTYYGLDLYKKRNLAELLEALAAVEGIEWIRLHYAYPTGFPMDVLELMKREPKICNYIDIPLQHISDSILKSMRRGTTQAKTTQLLKDFRAAVPGMAIRTTLIVGYPGETQEDFEILKEFVQEMKFDRMGCFAYSHEENTHAYLLEDDVPDDVKQARANEIMELQSQISWDLNQEKVGQVFRCIIDRKEGAHFVGRTEFDSPDVDNEVLIDASKHYVKTGEFVNIKIIEATEFDLYGEPA; from the coding sequence ATGAGAACCAAGTCTTTAAAAAAGAACAAAATTAACGTAATCACTCTTGGGTGTTCAAAAAATGTATATGACAGTGAAGTGCTTATGGGACAACTTCGTGCTAACGGAAAAGAAGTTACACACGAAGCCACTGCTAAGGATGAAGGAAACATTATTGTAATTAACACTTGTGGATTTATTGACAACGCGAAAGCTGAATCAGTAAACATGATTTTGGAATATGCTGATAAAAAAGACAAAGGTTTAGTTGATAAAGTTTTCGTTACCGGATGTTTGTCTGAACGTTACAGACCTGATTTAGAAAAAGAAATTCCAAATGTGGATCAATATTTTGGTACAACTGAGTTACCTCAATTATTGAAAGCTTTAGGAGCCGATTATAAACATGAATTATTAGGAGAAAGATTAACTACAACTCCTAAAAATTATGCCTATTTAAAAATTGCCGAAGGATGCGACAGACCTTGCAGTTTCTGTGCAATTCCGTTAATGAGAGGTTCGCATGTTTCTCAGCCAATTGAAAAATTAGTTAAAGAAGCACAAGGTTTAGCAAAAAACGGCGTTAAAGAATTAATATTAATTGCTCAGGATTTGACTTATTACGGTTTAGATCTTTATAAAAAGAGAAATCTGGCAGAATTATTAGAAGCTTTAGCAGCTGTTGAAGGAATTGAATGGATTCGTCTGCATTATGCTTATCCTACCGGTTTCCCAATGGATGTTTTGGAATTAATGAAACGCGAGCCAAAAATTTGTAATTATATTGATATTCCATTGCAGCATATTTCAGATTCAATTTTGAAATCAATGCGTCGTGGTACAACTCAGGCTAAAACAACTCAGTTATTAAAAGATTTCCGTGCTGCAGTTCCGGGAATGGCAATTAGAACTACTTTAATTGTAGGGTATCCAGGAGAAACGCAGGAAGATTTTGAAATTTTGAAAGAGTTTGTTCAGGAAATGAAGTTTGACAGAATGGGATGTTTTGCATATTCTCATGAAGAAAACACTCATGCTTACTTACTTGAAGACGATGTTCCGGACGATGTAAAACAGGCAAGAGCAAATGAAATCATGGAGCTTCAGTCTCAAATTTCATGGGATCTAAACCAAGAGAAAGTTGGACAAGTATTTAGATGTATCATTGACAGAAAAGAAGGTGCTCATTTTGTGGGAAGAACAGAATTTGACAGCCCGGATGTTGACAACGAAGTTTTAATTGACGCATCTAAGCATTATGTAAAAACAGGCGAATTTGTTAATATCAAGATAATTGAAGCAACAGAATTTGATTTATACGGAGAACCTGCTTAA
- a CDS encoding N-acetylmuramoyl-L-alanine amidase: MVRKLFCYLILAIIITSCSTNPYKTTEKAYDQQLKTLENQITSKEAQAIPSISPVIIDTTYASQLGIIKDTLSKTGSTSLLNGISTEWIGTVNFNLRKPSFVIIHHTAQDSLQQTINTFTKTRTQVSSHYIISENGKVVQMLNDYLRAWHAGNSTWGKNTDLNSSSIGIELDNNGFKPFTEAQISSLVALLTKLKKDYNIPTQNFLGHADIAPGRKQDPSALFPWKTLAEKGFGIWPDAVLEEAPFDFKIEPALRIIGYNTKNLSAAIQAFKLHYIQTDTTATLDRKTIDTIYSIYKKQIQ, from the coding sequence ATGGTAAGAAAACTTTTTTGTTATCTGATCTTAGCAATTATCATAACTTCTTGCTCAACGAATCCATATAAGACTACTGAAAAGGCATACGACCAGCAGTTAAAGACTTTAGAAAATCAAATTACAAGCAAAGAAGCTCAGGCAATACCGTCTATAAGTCCGGTTATTATCGACACTACTTATGCATCGCAGCTTGGTATTATAAAAGATACTTTATCAAAAACAGGTTCTACTTCTTTATTAAACGGAATTAGTACAGAATGGATTGGTACTGTAAACTTTAATTTAAGAAAACCAAGTTTTGTAATTATTCATCATACTGCACAGGATTCTTTGCAGCAAACTATCAATACATTTACAAAAACAAGAACTCAGGTAAGTTCTCACTATATTATTTCTGAAAATGGAAAAGTAGTTCAAATGCTGAATGATTATTTAAGAGCATGGCACGCAGGAAATTCAACTTGGGGAAAAAACACTGATTTGAATTCTTCATCTATAGGAATTGAACTTGATAATAATGGTTTTAAACCTTTTACAGAAGCTCAGATAAGCAGTTTGGTTGCTTTGTTGACAAAACTAAAAAAAGATTACAACATACCAACTCAAAACTTTTTAGGTCATGCTGATATTGCACCAGGAAGAAAACAAGATCCAAGTGCTTTATTTCCGTGGAAAACATTAGCCGAAAAAGGTTTCGGAATCTGGCCTGACGCTGTTCTTGAAGAAGCACCATTTGATTTTAAAATTGAACCTGCATTAAGAATTATTGGTTATAACACTAAGAATCTTTCGGCAGCAATTCAGGCTTTTAAACTGCATTATATTCAAACCGACACAACTGCAACGCTTGACCGCAAAACAATTGATACGATATATTCTATATATAAAAAACAGATTCAGTAA
- a CDS encoding outer membrane beta-barrel protein — MKKVFYVLAATLTSSFAFAQEDETSTPPATTWGGSADAYYKYDFSKQMNGLTSFTNSQDSFELGMASIEASHTFGKASVFVDLGFGKRAGEFSYNETTDKDINAKFLIKQLFFTYQITDEFKVVAGSFGTHIGYEVLDAVDNKNYSMSYAFSYGPFFNTGVKAQYTAGKFTAMLGITNPTDFKSAMDAGSSQKTYIGQVGYIGETGSAYLNFTSGSTNPTPGSLIPVSNENKTQFDLTASKTISDSFGLGLNATYAKTKHDFDSTLDGEWFSLVGYANYSFSPSLLLAYRMEYFDAKDAAPSLGTLTGSSVFANTISLNYKVGKLTIIPELRYDAASEDIFLDKDGAPTGGSFFGLIATTYSF, encoded by the coding sequence ATGAAAAAAGTATTTTACGTTTTAGCTGCCACGTTAACGAGTTCTTTTGCTTTTGCGCAAGAGGATGAAACATCAACTCCGCCGGCAACAACTTGGGGAGGGTCTGCAGATGCATACTATAAATATGATTTTTCTAAACAAATGAATGGATTAACGAGCTTTACCAACTCACAGGATTCATTTGAATTAGGAATGGCTTCGATCGAAGCAAGTCATACTTTCGGAAAAGCTTCTGTTTTTGTTGACTTAGGATTCGGGAAAAGAGCAGGGGAATTTTCATACAATGAAACAACAGATAAAGATATTAATGCTAAATTTTTAATTAAACAATTATTTTTTACTTACCAGATTACAGACGAATTTAAAGTGGTTGCAGGTAGTTTTGGTACTCACATTGGATACGAAGTGTTAGATGCTGTAGACAATAAAAACTACAGTATGTCATACGCTTTCTCTTATGGGCCATTTTTTAATACAGGGGTAAAAGCACAATATACTGCAGGTAAATTTACTGCCATGCTGGGTATAACCAACCCAACTGACTTTAAATCTGCAATGGATGCCGGATCAAGCCAAAAAACATATATCGGACAAGTTGGGTATATAGGTGAAACTGGAAGTGCTTATTTAAATTTTACATCAGGAAGTACAAACCCTACGCCGGGAAGTTTGATTCCTGTTTCAAATGAAAATAAAACACAGTTCGATTTAACTGCTTCAAAAACTATCAGCGATAGTTTTGGATTGGGTTTAAATGCAACCTATGCTAAAACAAAACATGATTTTGACAGCACATTAGACGGCGAATGGTTCTCATTAGTAGGATACGCAAATTACTCATTCAGCCCATCATTGTTATTGGCTTACAGAATGGAATATTTTGATGCTAAAGATGCTGCTCCAAGTTTAGGAACATTAACAGGATCAAGTGTATTTGCTAATACAATTTCATTAAACTATAAAGTAGGGAAATTGACAATAATTCCCGAGTTAAGATACGACGCTGCTTCTGAAGATATCTTTTTAGATAAAGACGGTGCTCCAACAGGAGGTTCATTCTTCGGATTAATTGCTACAACATACTCTTTCTAG
- a CDS encoding glycoside hydrolase family 5 protein, with translation MIKLKKNLITAALLLICCFSQAQFVKEHGQLSVLGIQLVDQNNQPIVLRGLSFGWHSMWPRFYNEKAVSWLKKDFKCNVVRAAMGIELGEYSYIKDPKFSKEKIEAVVNGAIKSDIYVIIDWHSHNINLKEAKEFFAEMSKKYAKYPNIIYEIFNEPDYETWWEVKTYSEEVIRVIRENDPNNIILVGSPHWDQDVDLPAEDPILGYNNIMYTMHFYAATHGKDLRDKTDEAIKRGLPIFISESAGMEASGDGPLNVKAWQEYIDWMEAKKLSWITWSVSDKDETCSILKKSAKSEGKWKDEDLKESGIEVREFLRKYNNQE, from the coding sequence ATGATTAAGTTAAAAAAAAATTTAATTACAGCGGCTCTTTTATTAATCTGTTGTTTCTCGCAGGCACAGTTTGTAAAAGAACATGGCCAGTTAAGTGTTTTAGGAATTCAATTGGTAGATCAAAACAATCAGCCAATAGTGCTGCGTGGTTTAAGTTTTGGCTGGCATAGTATGTGGCCGAGATTTTACAATGAAAAAGCAGTAAGCTGGCTGAAAAAAGATTTTAAATGCAATGTGGTTCGCGCCGCAATGGGAATTGAACTTGGAGAATACTCCTATATAAAAGATCCGAAGTTTTCAAAAGAAAAAATAGAAGCTGTTGTAAACGGTGCCATAAAATCAGATATATATGTAATTATCGATTGGCACAGTCATAATATCAACCTTAAAGAGGCAAAAGAATTTTTTGCCGAGATGTCTAAAAAATATGCCAAGTATCCTAATATTATATATGAGATATTTAATGAACCCGATTATGAAACCTGGTGGGAAGTTAAAACCTACTCAGAGGAAGTAATACGCGTTATTAGAGAAAATGATCCAAATAATATTATTTTGGTTGGAAGTCCGCATTGGGATCAGGATGTTGACCTTCCGGCAGAAGATCCAATTTTAGGATACAACAATATAATGTATACCATGCATTTTTATGCAGCAACACATGGTAAAGATTTAAGAGATAAAACAGATGAAGCAATAAAAAGAGGTCTGCCAATTTTTATTTCAGAATCAGCAGGGATGGAAGCTTCTGGAGACGGTCCGCTAAATGTAAAAGCCTGGCAGGAATATATTGACTGGATGGAGGCTAAAAAACTCAGCTGGATTACCTGGTCAGTTTCTGATAAAGACGAAACATGTTCTATTCTGAAAAAATCAGCAAAATCTGAAGGGAAGTGGAAAGATGAAGATTTAAAAGAATCTGGAATAGAGGTTAGAGAGTTTTTAAGAAAATATAATAATCAAGAGTGA